A genome region from Microcella alkaliphila includes the following:
- a CDS encoding P-loop NTPase fold protein produces MSDAVSSRDGLGLVPLVPEHVAEQHQMYSDELVSLLEDDPRRARVWNIALTGGYGSGKSSVLAGVRDRLPARVVEISLSSLSDVGVQPFDKQSNELTNYIQKEIVKQLLYRERPSRVPGSRFRRISRLPKRRAALTSVLMGVLVVAVFWVTGWGAPLQLGPDEEWRRPVILAVIGLISAAAAFTAQVLLSNRVRIDKLGTAATSVSLTGDAEGSYFDEYLDEIVYFFEMTGRDVVVIEDLDRFEDPSIYASLRELNTLLNSSGQLRNRPVHFIYAVRDSIFEDLEEARRKRAGEEAPGATDVDPGVWQADRVLSEPATQRTKFFELVIPIVPFITHRSSADLLSEMMRRIDPEVSFDVIRVVAKHVTDMRLLHNIANEYRVFRARIIAPGALRGLTPSGLFAVVAYKNTHLQDFEQIRVGASVLDTIYRRSRRIITAGLATLADSLAELEASQVPHVATTDRAEQLGAALQRIVERWLLRMGRRSHDVTYWIAGRQWTINEVMTVEFWQAAIDSGRPVEIRDPSDAAFTLSASDLRDDLGSLVPTSWIARASGDSHRAIEKIRQDQQWLRTADFVDLAEPRIPLELDGEDVDFAAWVKATVVRDPLLTDLVCDGRLDRNYPLYASQFYGVVASARAMTYVVQHLQTESPDTNFPLSADEVITVLSMGGEHVFESIGIFNVAIYDHLLADDDARLDTNVRLLATGNTEGVAFLKAYLRQGADPTNLVRRLAPHWTAIFDFLEADLADLLEVKDSLVTAAFCGVDPELDYHLSDPVKGTIAATRLDVPELVDPARSPQRAVAALQRLGVRLPALDGLSRSAQEAVIAARQYDVTTANLEVAVGEGENISLDTILNLDDPTFDHVMHFFDDYLAVLDETQRPSVSAAEMIVEVMSAVERAAPGRSIDVEKRMPRELRVDDIHDVPEDVLATLAAGGRFPLTFANVTSYISDRAPDDQLVSYLQASPDLEVPTDADVGQRHSLAAAIVNERELTVDVRVRLVGQLVDIVQVTRETSREPELIAALMRASLLDDNANTFNTLARSVAAQEAFVATSPTVTEYFLSLTLSEPLLARLVGNPHVPDEIKVAIAENLPGNPAWQGVDVAEALGEWAQVRPFVFPADTVQVIHNQAAATRAKVAVLSSSAASLGFEAVVAHVRALPEPYSRLVERNRGYVDIPASPDFAPTLDVLEADGAGPVSSWTADPHNTRVWMRHPLDEGSADPG; encoded by the coding sequence ATGTCGGACGCGGTGTCGAGTAGGGATGGCCTTGGTCTGGTGCCGTTGGTGCCGGAGCATGTGGCCGAGCAGCACCAGATGTACAGCGACGAGCTTGTCTCGTTGCTCGAGGATGACCCACGTCGTGCGCGCGTGTGGAACATTGCTCTGACCGGTGGTTATGGGAGCGGGAAGAGCAGCGTTCTGGCGGGAGTACGTGATCGGCTGCCGGCGAGGGTTGTGGAGATCTCGCTGTCGTCGCTGAGCGATGTCGGCGTGCAGCCGTTCGACAAGCAGAGCAACGAGCTTACGAACTACATCCAGAAGGAGATTGTCAAGCAGCTTCTGTACCGTGAGCGCCCGAGCAGGGTGCCCGGGTCTCGCTTCCGGCGCATCAGTCGACTGCCGAAACGGCGCGCGGCGCTGACATCCGTTCTGATGGGAGTGCTGGTTGTCGCGGTGTTTTGGGTCACGGGCTGGGGTGCACCGCTGCAGCTGGGCCCGGACGAGGAGTGGCGTCGTCCCGTGATCCTGGCTGTGATCGGTCTGATCTCGGCCGCCGCTGCCTTCACTGCGCAGGTGTTGCTCTCGAACAGGGTGAGGATCGACAAACTCGGCACCGCGGCGACGTCCGTGAGTTTGACCGGTGACGCTGAGGGCAGCTACTTCGACGAGTACCTCGATGAGATCGTCTACTTCTTCGAGATGACCGGGCGCGATGTCGTGGTCATCGAGGACCTGGACCGCTTCGAAGACCCGAGCATCTATGCGTCGCTGCGTGAGCTGAATACGCTGCTCAACTCCTCCGGCCAGCTACGCAACAGGCCGGTCCACTTCATCTATGCGGTGCGGGACAGCATCTTCGAGGACCTGGAGGAAGCGCGCCGCAAGCGCGCGGGTGAGGAAGCTCCCGGCGCCACGGACGTGGACCCGGGTGTATGGCAGGCGGATCGTGTGCTGTCGGAGCCGGCGACGCAGAGGACGAAGTTCTTCGAGCTTGTCATCCCGATCGTCCCGTTCATCACGCACCGCTCTTCAGCGGACCTGCTGTCCGAGATGATGCGGAGGATCGACCCTGAGGTGTCCTTCGATGTGATCCGCGTTGTCGCAAAGCACGTCACCGACATGCGACTTCTGCACAACATCGCCAACGAGTATCGGGTGTTCCGCGCGCGCATCATCGCCCCCGGCGCCCTGCGCGGCCTCACCCCGAGCGGCCTGTTCGCTGTCGTCGCCTACAAGAACACCCACCTGCAGGACTTCGAGCAGATTCGCGTGGGCGCGAGCGTCTTGGACACGATCTACCGACGGTCGCGGCGCATCATCACCGCGGGACTGGCGACCCTCGCAGACTCACTCGCAGAGCTTGAGGCCTCGCAGGTGCCTCATGTCGCGACGACGGATCGTGCCGAGCAACTCGGCGCGGCCTTGCAGCGCATCGTGGAACGCTGGCTTCTACGGATGGGCCGCCGTTCACACGATGTGACGTACTGGATTGCCGGACGGCAGTGGACGATCAACGAGGTCATGACGGTTGAGTTCTGGCAGGCAGCGATAGATTCCGGTCGGCCGGTCGAGATCCGCGACCCCTCGGATGCCGCGTTCACCCTCAGCGCATCGGATCTGCGCGATGACCTCGGCTCGTTGGTCCCCACCAGCTGGATAGCACGCGCGTCCGGGGATTCGCATCGGGCGATCGAGAAGATCCGCCAGGATCAGCAATGGCTTCGCACAGCCGACTTCGTCGACTTAGCCGAACCGCGGATTCCGCTGGAACTGGACGGGGAGGACGTCGACTTCGCCGCCTGGGTGAAGGCGACCGTCGTCCGTGACCCGCTTCTCACCGATCTGGTCTGTGACGGCCGGCTTGATCGGAATTACCCGCTCTACGCGTCGCAGTTCTATGGTGTCGTCGCGTCCGCAAGAGCGATGACCTATGTCGTCCAGCACCTGCAGACCGAGAGCCCGGACACCAACTTTCCACTCTCCGCGGACGAAGTCATCACGGTGCTGTCGATGGGTGGCGAGCATGTCTTCGAGTCCATCGGCATCTTCAACGTTGCCATTTACGATCATCTCCTTGCCGATGACGACGCGCGACTTGACACGAACGTGCGGCTGCTCGCCACGGGGAACACCGAGGGCGTCGCGTTCCTGAAGGCCTACCTGCGGCAGGGCGCCGACCCAACGAACCTCGTCCGAAGGCTCGCTCCTCACTGGACCGCGATCTTCGACTTCCTCGAGGCGGACCTTGCTGACCTGCTCGAGGTGAAGGACTCCCTCGTAACGGCTGCCTTCTGCGGGGTGGACCCGGAGCTGGATTACCACCTGTCGGACCCGGTGAAAGGAACGATCGCCGCGACGCGCCTGGACGTGCCCGAGCTGGTCGATCCCGCTCGTTCACCACAGCGGGCTGTGGCAGCGCTGCAACGCCTCGGCGTCCGCCTCCCCGCTCTGGACGGACTGTCTCGCTCGGCGCAGGAGGCGGTGATCGCAGCACGCCAGTATGACGTGACCACAGCCAACCTCGAGGTGGCCGTCGGCGAGGGCGAGAACATCTCGCTGGACACGATCCTGAACTTGGATGATCCGACCTTCGACCACGTCATGCATTTCTTCGACGATTACCTGGCCGTGCTCGATGAGACCCAACGGCCGAGCGTCTCCGCCGCGGAGATGATCGTCGAGGTGATGTCCGCGGTCGAGCGCGCCGCGCCTGGACGATCCATCGACGTGGAGAAGCGGATGCCCCGAGAGCTCCGGGTCGATGACATCCATGATGTGCCCGAGGATGTGCTCGCGACGCTGGCCGCGGGGGGCCGGTTCCCGCTCACCTTCGCGAACGTGACCAGCTACATCAGCGACCGGGCACCCGATGACCAACTGGTTTCCTACCTTCAAGCCTCTCCAGACCTTGAGGTCCCGACGGATGCGGACGTGGGCCAACGGCACTCGTTGGCCGCGGCGATCGTGAACGAGCGTGAGCTGACCGTGGATGTACGGGTCCGCCTCGTGGGGCAGCTGGTCGACATCGTGCAGGTGACCCGGGAGACGTCCCGGGAACCAGAGCTGATCGCCGCGCTGATGCGCGCAAGCCTGCTCGACGACAACGCCAACACCTTCAACACGCTTGCCCGCTCGGTCGCGGCGCAGGAGGCGTTCGTCGCCACGTCCCCCACCGTGACCGAGTACTTCCTGTCGCTGACCCTCAGCGAGCCACTCCTGGCGCGCCTGGTCGGCAACCCGCACGTTCCCGACGAGATCAAGGTCGCGATCGCCGAGAATCTTCCGGGCAATCCTGCATGGCAAGGCGTGGACGTTGCAGAAGCGCTGGGCGAGTGGGCGCAGGTCAGACCCTTCGTGTTCCCCGCCGACACCGTCCAGGTCATCCACAATCAGGCGGCTGCGACCCGCGCAAAGGTCGCGGTGCTCAGTAGTAGCGCGGCAAGCCTGGGATTCGAAGCGGTTGTCGCTCACGTCCGTGCTCTACCTGAGCCCTACTCGCGCCTCGTGGAGCGCAACCGCGGGTACGTCGATATCCCAGCCTCGCCCGATTTTGCGCCGACACTGGATGTGCTTGAGGCGGACGGGGCAGGGCCGGTTTCGTCGTGGACAGCAGACCCGCACAACACTCGCGTGTGGATGAGGCACCCGCTAGACGAGGGCAGTGCGGACCCCGGTTGA
- a CDS encoding single-stranded DNA-binding protein, translated as MAGETVITVVGNLTADPELRYTQNGLAVANFTIASTPRTYDRQSNEWKDGEALFLRASVWRDFAEHVASSLTKGMRVVAQGRLRQRSYETKEGEKRTTIELDIDEIGPSLRYATAQVTRSSGGGGGAGQMGGGNRGAAAMTDEPWGAQSSQNSGGAGGGAASGGDVWNTPGSYSDDTPF; from the coding sequence GTGGCCGGCGAAACCGTCATCACCGTGGTCGGCAACCTGACCGCCGACCCGGAGCTGCGGTACACCCAGAACGGCCTCGCGGTGGCGAACTTCACCATCGCCTCGACGCCGCGCACCTACGACCGTCAGTCGAACGAGTGGAAGGACGGCGAAGCGCTGTTCCTCCGCGCGAGCGTGTGGCGCGACTTCGCCGAGCACGTCGCCTCGTCGCTGACGAAGGGGATGCGCGTGGTCGCGCAGGGACGCCTCAGGCAGCGTTCCTACGAGACCAAGGAAGGCGAGAAGCGCACGACGATCGAGCTCGACATCGACGAGATCGGCCCGAGCTTGCGCTACGCGACCGCCCAGGTCACCCGTTCGTCGGGTGGCGGCGGAGGCGCGGGCCAGATGGGCGGCGGAAACCGTGGCGCTGCCGCGATGACCGACGAGCCCTGGGGCGCGCAGTCGTCGCAGAACTCGGGCGGCGCTGGCGGAGGCGCGGCCTCCGGTGGCGACGTCTGGAACACGCCGGGCTCGTACTCGGACGACACTCCGTTCTGA
- the rpsR gene encoding 30S ribosomal protein S18: protein MAGKSSGDRRKPRGGKGAKNAAPAKAIKVGVIDYKDVATLRKFISERGKIRARRITGVSVQEQRLIAKAVKNAREMALLPYAGAGR from the coding sequence ATGGCTGGCAAGAGCAGCGGCGACCGCCGCAAGCCTCGCGGCGGCAAGGGCGCGAAGAACGCCGCCCCCGCAAAGGCGATCAAGGTTGGCGTCATCGACTACAAGGACGTCGCCACTCTCCGTAAGTTCATCTCCGAGCGCGGCAAGATCCGCGCCCGCCGCATCACCGGTGTCTCGGTGCAGGAGCAGCGACTGATCGCGAAGGCCGTGAAGAACGCCCGCGAAATGGCCCTGCTTCCGTACGCGGGCGCTGGACGCTAA
- the rplI gene encoding 50S ribosomal protein L9, with translation MSKLILTQEVSGLGSAGDVVEVKNGYARNYLIPQGFAVAWSRGGEKQVESIKAARAAREHATIEEAQDLKLRLEANPVTLTVTAGAEGRLFGSVKTGDVAAAVEKAGIGSIDKRLVELVAPIKTVGTHEAILKLRDGIVATITLNVVADKKKK, from the coding sequence ATGTCGAAGCTCATTCTCACGCAGGAAGTGTCGGGCCTTGGCTCGGCCGGTGACGTCGTCGAGGTCAAGAACGGGTACGCCCGCAACTACCTCATCCCCCAGGGCTTCGCCGTGGCGTGGAGCCGCGGCGGCGAGAAGCAGGTTGAGTCGATCAAGGCCGCTCGCGCCGCGCGCGAGCACGCCACGATCGAGGAGGCTCAAGATCTCAAGCTGCGCCTCGAGGCGAACCCTGTCACCCTCACGGTGACGGCGGGCGCCGAAGGTCGCCTGTTCGGCTCGGTGAAGACCGGCGACGTGGCCGCCGCCGTCGAGAAGGCCGGAATCGGCTCGATCGACAAGCGCCTCGTCGAGCTCGTGGCTCCCATCAAGACGGTGGGCACGCACGAGGCGATCCTGAAGCTGCGCGACGGGATCGTGGCGACCATCACGCTGAACGTGGTGGCCGACAAGAAGAAGAAGTAG
- the dnaB gene encoding replicative DNA helicase: MSIAHISSAIDPRAGDGREGERRAERTPPHDLLAEQSALGGMLLSKDAVADVIEVVRGIDFYVPKHEIIFDAVMSLYSHGEPTDVIAVADELTKTGNLTRAGGADYLHTLTGLVPTAANAGFYASLVAEKAVLRRLVEAGTRIVQMGYASEGEVTDLVNNAQAEIYGVAGGTQSEDYVPLTQAVGEAIDEIEAAKGLDGKMTGVPTGFADLDQLTNGLHGGQLILIAARPALGKSTLALDLARASAIKHQQPTIVFSLEMGRSEIAMRLLSAEASIPLHAMRKGTLEGRDWTAIAATRGRIADAPLYIDDSPNMTLVEIRAKCRRLKQTVGLKMVVIDYLQLMTSGKRVESRQQEVSEFSRALKLMAKELQVPVVALSQLNRGPEQRADKKPAISDLRESGSLEQDADMVILLHRDSAYDKESARPGEADLIVAKHRNGPTDTITVAFQGHLSRFADMPRV; this comes from the coding sequence GTGTCGATTGCCCACATCTCGTCCGCCATCGATCCGCGCGCGGGTGATGGTCGAGAGGGTGAGCGTCGCGCCGAGCGCACTCCCCCGCACGACCTCCTTGCCGAGCAGAGCGCCCTCGGCGGCATGTTGCTCAGTAAAGACGCCGTCGCCGACGTGATCGAGGTTGTTCGCGGCATCGACTTCTACGTGCCGAAGCACGAGATCATCTTCGACGCCGTCATGTCGCTGTACTCACACGGCGAGCCCACCGACGTCATCGCGGTCGCCGACGAACTCACGAAGACCGGCAACCTGACCCGCGCCGGCGGCGCCGACTACCTGCACACCCTGACCGGGCTCGTGCCGACCGCGGCCAACGCTGGCTTCTACGCCTCCCTGGTGGCCGAGAAGGCCGTGTTGCGTCGACTCGTCGAGGCCGGCACCCGCATCGTGCAGATGGGCTATGCCTCCGAGGGCGAGGTCACCGACCTCGTGAACAACGCACAGGCCGAGATCTACGGCGTGGCCGGGGGCACGCAGTCCGAAGACTACGTGCCGCTCACGCAGGCGGTCGGCGAAGCCATCGACGAGATCGAGGCAGCGAAGGGCCTCGACGGCAAGATGACGGGGGTGCCCACGGGGTTCGCCGACCTCGATCAGCTGACGAATGGCCTGCACGGCGGACAGCTCATCCTGATCGCGGCGCGACCCGCACTCGGTAAGTCGACGCTCGCGCTCGACCTGGCCCGCGCATCCGCCATCAAGCATCAGCAGCCGACGATCGTGTTCTCGCTCGAGATGGGGCGCAGCGAGATCGCGATGCGCCTGCTGTCCGCCGAGGCGTCGATTCCCCTGCACGCGATGCGCAAGGGAACGCTCGAGGGTCGCGACTGGACGGCGATCGCCGCCACGCGCGGCCGCATCGCTGACGCTCCGCTCTACATCGATGACAGCCCCAACATGACGCTCGTCGAGATTCGCGCCAAGTGTCGGCGCCTGAAGCAGACCGTTGGGCTGAAAATGGTCGTGATCGACTACCTGCAGCTCATGACCAGCGGCAAGCGCGTCGAGTCGCGTCAGCAGGAGGTCAGCGAGTTCTCGCGGGCCCTGAAGCTGATGGCGAAAGAACTGCAGGTTCCGGTCGTCGCCCTCTCGCAGCTGAACCGCGGGCCCGAGCAGCGCGCCGACAAGAAGCCCGCGATCAGCGACCTGCGCGAGTCGGGGTCGCTCGAGCAAGACGCCGACATGGTGATCCTCCTGCACCGCGACAGTGCCTACGACAAAGAGAGCGCCCGCCCCGGCGAGGCCGACCTCATCGTCGCGAAGCACCGCAACGGCCCGACCGACACCATCACGGTCGCCTTTCAGGGCCACCTCTCGCGCTTCGCCGACATGCCGCGGGTGTAG